A DNA window from Ctenopharyngodon idella isolate HZGC_01 chromosome 10, HZGC01, whole genome shotgun sequence contains the following coding sequences:
- the rhof gene encoding rho-related GTP-binding protein RhoF, whose translation MTQNGTVAGNGTQADALKIVIVGDGGCGKTSLLMVYAKGDFPEKYAPSVFDKYVTTVSYGGKDIQLNLYDTAGQEDYDRLRPLSYQEVNLVIICYDVTNPTSFDNVTIKWYPEVRHFCRDVPIILIGCKTDLRKDKEKTRKLKALDMAPITYLQGEEVQKQMNAEVYLECSAKYRENVEDIFREATKRALAARAKARHLHKKKKRCTIL comes from the exons ATGACACAGAACGGCACTGTAGCCGGCAATGGCACTCAAGCTGATGCTCTCAAAATTGTGATCGTCGGAGACGGAGGATGCGGAAAGACATCCTTGTTAATGGTGTACGCCAAAGGAGATTTCCCAGAG AAATACGCTCCATCTGTGTTCGACAAATATGTCACCACTGTGTCTTATGGAGGGAAAGACATTCAGTTGAATCTCTACGACACAGCAG GCCAGGAAGACTATGATCGCTTGAGGCCTCTGTCGTATCAAGAAGTAAACCTCGTTATCATCTGCTATGATGTGACCAATCCAACGTCATTCGACAATGTCACAATAAAG TGGTACCCAGAAGTCCGTCATTTCTGCCGTGATGTCCCCATTATCTTGATAGGGTGCAAAACGGACCTGCgaaaagacaaagagaagaCAAGGAAGCTCAAAGCCTTAGATATGGCGCCCATCACCTACCTCCAG GGTGAAGAGGTCCAGAAGCAAATGAACGCTGAGGTATACTTGGAGTGTTCGGCTAAATATAGAGAAAACGTTGAGGACATTTTCAGAGAAGCAACCAAGCGAGCGCTAGCGGCCAGAGCTAAAGCAAGACACCTTCACAAGAAGAAGAAACGCTGCACCATTCTGTGA